Genomic DNA from Gimesia aquarii:
CAACGAATGAAAAATACTCTGAGCGAGGATTACACGATATCTGGGGAAATCTACTCCCTCCGAGAGATTTACATCGTGGAATTTATCGTGGTGGTCGAAGACCTATTGATACATACCGTCGTCTCTACTCTGGAATTAAAGGGACCCCCATGCCTGCGTTCGGCGGTTCTCTGACAGATGAAGAATTATGGGACATGGTTAATTATGTCATGAGCTTGCCTTATGATGGGAATCGCTGATTTTAAAACGATCAAATGAATGAAGACGAATTTCATCCTCAACATGAAAAGCAAACAGGAGACCTGTAGTGGGTAAAGGGTGGTGTTTATTTTTTCTATTCTGGCCGATAGCAGCAGTCGTGTCCTGCGCGATGGCGCCATTCGTAGGCTGGTCGTTTCCCTACAATAATGCGCAAGCCGCCAGTAACCTTGGAATTCGCATTGATGACTTGTTTTATATCATACTGATCGTCACCGCTATCGTATTTGTCGGCACACAGGCTGTTCTGGTTTACGCTCTGTGGCGAGGTGCCAATAATCGTGAAGAACGCGCTACCAATATCCATGGAAACCACAAACTGGAATTGATCTGGTCAATCATCCCTGGTGCCATTTTGCTCTTTCTGGCAATCTACCAGATGAATATCTGGGCAGATTTCAGAATCAAGAAATACTATCCCGAAGCGGCAGTAAAAGACCCGCTCGCAGAAGTCACGGCCCGCCAGTTTGAGTGGCGTTTTCGTTATCCTGCGATTGGTAAAAAACTTCAACAAAAACCACAGCCAGATGACCTTTATTCTGTAAACGAACTGCATGTCCCGTTTGGAAAGCCGGTCATGATTCAGTTGCGTAGCGACGATGTACAACATTCATTCTTTCTACCGGCTTTAAGAATTAAACAGGATGCCCTCCCTGGCTTACAGATACCGGTCTGGTTTGAAGCAAATAAACCCGGAACTTATGACCTGGTCTGTGCCGAACTTTGTGGCTGGGGTCACTATAAAATGAAAGCCCATGTGATTGTGCAACCGGAAGACGAATATCAGGCCTATCTGAAAAACCTGACTCAAAAACAGTTTTACGATGGCTTAGGAAAAATCGCCGCCAAGGATACCGGCACAGAGAGTGAGGCCGTAGAGAAATGACCACATTGAATCCCTCACCAACCGGTCTGCAACCGATTCTGAATCCACAGGCGCACCACGCCCCTGGAAACTTTATCACAAAATACATCTTCTCCACTGATCACAAAATCATCGCGATTCAGTTTATGTTTACAACGTTACTGATGATGATTGTCGGTGGTGTTTTGGCACTCGCTGTACGCTGGCAACTCGCGTTCCCATGGGAATCGATGCCCATTGTCGGACCCTGGTTATTCGCAGCTGAGGGAGGGCAGATTTCTCCCGAATTCTATACCATGCTGTTCACAATGCATGCCACGG
This window encodes:
- the coxB gene encoding cytochrome c oxidase subunit II encodes the protein MGKGWCLFFLFWPIAAVVSCAMAPFVGWSFPYNNAQAASNLGIRIDDLFYIILIVTAIVFVGTQAVLVYALWRGANNREERATNIHGNHKLELIWSIIPGAILLFLAIYQMNIWADFRIKKYYPEAAVKDPLAEVTARQFEWRFRYPAIGKKLQQKPQPDDLYSVNELHVPFGKPVMIQLRSDDVQHSFFLPALRIKQDALPGLQIPVWFEANKPGTYDLVCAELCGWGHYKMKAHVIVQPEDEYQAYLKNLTQKQFYDGLGKIAAKDTGTESEAVEK